GGCCCGCAGGCCGCCCCCGGCACCGAGGTGGCGGACCCCTACTTCGGCGGGGCCGGCCCGCGCCGCCGGGCCTGCACCGAGTGCGGGGAGTGCATGACCGGCTGCCGGCACGGCGCCAAGAACACCCTGACCGAGAACTACCTCTACCTCGCCGAGCGGAACGGCGCGCAGATCCTGCCGATGACCACGGTCACCCGGATCCGCGAGGACGGCGAGGGCTTCGCCGTCGACACCAGGCCCACCGACGCCCGCTCCAAGGCAGCCGCGCGCCGGAGCTCGCGCACCGTCCGCGCCCGCCGGGTGGTGGTCGCGGCCGGCACCTACGGCACCCAGCGGCTGCTGCACCAGCTGCGCGACGAGGGCCAGCTGCCGCGGATCTCGGCCCGGCTGGGGGAGCTGACCCGGACCAACTCGGAGGCGCTGGTCGGCTCGATGACCAGCGACCGGCGGCTCGGCGGGCGGGCCGACTTCACCAAGGGCGTCGCCATCACCTCCTCGGTGCACCCGGACGACAGCACCCACATCGAACCGGTGCGGTACGGCCGGGGCTCCAACGCCATGGGCTGGATGTCGATCATGCAGGTGACCGGCGGCGGCCGGACGCCGCCGGTGCTGCGCTTCCTCGGCCTCGCCCTGCGCCGGCCCGACCTGCTGCTCCGCTCGCTGAACAAGCGGCGCTGGTCGGAGCGGGTGATCATCGGCCTGGTGATGCAGTCGCTGGACAACTCGGTGGTGGTGGAGCGCAAGAAGTCCGGGCCCGGCAAGGGCGGGCTGACCTCCCGGCAGGGCCACGGCGCCCCCAACCCCAAGTGGATACCTGCGGCCGAGGCCTCCGCCCGGGGCGTCGCCGCGGAGATCAACGGCTTCCCCGGGAGCGCCCTGAGCGACCTCTTCGGCCGCACCCTCACCGCGCACTTCCTCGGCGGCTGCGTCATCGGCGCCTCGGCCGAGCAGGGCGTGATCGACCCCTACCAGCGGCTCTACGGCTACCCGGGGATCACCGTGGCGGACGGCTCGGCCGTCTCCGCCAACCTCGGCGTCAACCCCTCGCTGACGATCACGGCGCAGGCCGAGCGGGCGCTGTCGATGTGGCCCAACAAGGGCGAGGCCGATCCCCGGCCGGCCCAGGGCGAGGCGTACCGGCGGGTCGCGCCGGTGGCTCCGCAGCGCCCCGCGGTTCCGTCGGACGCCTTCGCGGCGCTGCGGCTGCCGCTGCTGCCGGTCCCGGTGGTACCACCGGCCCCGCCGGGCGAGTGAGTCGCAGGTCACATCCGCTACGGCGCCGATTCTGCCGAAAACTCCGCCAACCCCCGCGCCGGGCCGCTAGATTCCCGATCAGAACCCGCCCGCGTCGACGACCACCGTCGCCGCGGGCGGTGTCATCTCGGGGGAGTGCCGTGGTTGTTGCGAACGAGGTGCGGTGAACGAGTCAGGGCGGGTCGAGGCGTTCAGCGACGGGGTCTTCGCCGTCGCCATCACCCTGCTGGTCCTGGGCATCAAGGTGCCCTCGGGGTCCGGCATGTGGCACCAGATCACCAGCGAGGACGGCTCGTCCTACGCCGCCTACGCGCTCACCTTCCTGGTGATCGGCATCATGTGGGCCAACCACCACCAGGTGTTCGGCTTCGTCTCCCAGGTCGACCGGGCGCTGCTCTTCTTCAACCTGCTGCTGCTGATGGTCGTGGTCGCCCTGCCCTGGGCGGCGGACGTCGTCGCCAACTACCTGGACAAGCCGGCCGAGGCCTCCAATGCGATGGCCATCTACAGCGGCTTCATGGTGGCCCACTCGATCACCTTCTCGCTGCTGTGGTGGTGGCTCACCCGGACCGGCCACTGCTTCGACGCCAGGGTGGACACGGTCGCCGCCCGGGCCATGCGGCTGCGGTTCGCGGTGGGCCTGGTGGTCTACCCGGTCCTGCTCGGGCTGTCCTTCGTCTCGGCGCTGCTGGCGCTGGCGCTGCACGGGGTGCTGGCGCTCTACTACGCCTTCAACCAGCTCCCGGTGCCGGTGCGGCCGGCCGGGCCGGTGCCGGCTGAGGGAAGGGCAGAGGGCCCCGCGGGGGAAGACGGGGCCCTCTGACTGCATGCACGCGGCGTCAGGGCTGCGCCGGTGCTGCGGAAACGGCACCGGGGGGTGGGTGCCGTCCGTCGGTTGGTCCGGTGGGTCGGCCTGCCGGCCTGTGGGCCAACGTCGGGTGGTGGCCTGTGAGGGCGAACCGGTGGAGTGAACCTCCGGGGCGAACGGGACGGGCGCGTGGGGCGCGCATCCGGGTCATGCGCCCCATGGGCGTGACAGCGGTCGCGTCGGCGACTCCATGTCACTCAACGTGATGACGGAAGGGTTCCGGCCGCTCGGGATCGACCGTGCGGAATCCGGTTGTCCGTCCCGCTGCGAACTAATTCTGGTCCACCCCCTCACCAGCATCGTGGGGGATATGGACGGGTTTCCGCAAGCAGTTCGACCCACTTCGGCATAGTCGATTTTCAGGCTCGTCCGGGCGGGGGTGGCGCGAGGGGCGCGGCGGGTGGCTGTCACGCTCTGCAAGGAGAGGTCGCGGGGAGCACGGTGTTCGCGCGCGCCGGGGACGGTACCCGTGGTGCGGATGGCTCCGGGGGGACGGTGAGGGGAGCGGCCGCAGGCGGTCCGGGGCGGCCGTGGGCACCGTCCCGGGCTGCTCAGGGGTGGTCCGGCGACCGGCGTCCCGGCTGCCGGACCACCCCCTCACGTCCAGTCGCTACCGGGCCGCTGTCCCCTGCTGTCCGGTCGCAGTGTCGATGCGAGGTCCCACGACGGGCCGCTGACGGCACGTCTCATCGCATCGGCTGACTGTCCTGCACACTCCACGCGTGGTCCTGCTGCCGTGCGCGACCCCCGGAAGAAGAGGGAGCGGGTCCGCATCCCTGGAGGGGACGCGGACCCGGCACGGTCATCGGGCACAACGAATTCACTGACGAGGAGTCACGCCCTCTGGTCCGTGGCGAACGGGTGAAGCGGGTACGATGTCGCCCATGTTCATCACGGCGTACGTCTTTAGCTATGGCACCGGAGGCTCCGGCTGCCATGGCGATGCCGCCTGCTGAACGTACGAGACAGGCATCGCACAAGCGCCCCGGGCCACTGGCCCGGGGCGCTTGTCGTCTCCCCGGACCGGGCCCCGTCCTCCAGGGAGAGACCATCATGAGCAGCACCCCCGTCAGCAGCGCGGCCGCCGTCGGCACCACCTCTGTGGCCGAGCCCGAGGCCGAGGCGGTCATCGCCGGCGCGCGCGCCCGGATCGACGCGCTGGACGAGCGCATCCTCGCCCTCGTCCAGGAGCGGATGGCGGTCTCCGCCGAGGTCCAGACCGCCCGGATCGGCAGCGGCGGCCCCCGGGTCGCCCTCACCCGCGAGATGGAGATCCTGGCCCGCTACCGCGCGGCGCTGGGCCCGCAGGGCACGGAGGTCGCCATGCAGCTGCTGCAGCTCTGCCGGGGCCGGGTCTGACCCCGTTCCCGACCCCGTTCCCGACCCCGTTCCCGACCCCGGTTCCCGGCGCCCGTCGCGACCTCGCGGCAGGCGCCGCCGGACCTGGCCGGTACCATGGGGGAACAGCCCCCATCGCACCGCCGGAAGGCCGCCACGTGGCATCAGCGACCCCCGACCACCAGGCCGAGACTGCGCACTCCGAAGGAGCCGTCCTCGTCGTCGACTTCGGCGCGCAGTACGCCCAGCTCATCGCGCGCAGGGTCCGTGAGGCCCATGTGTACAGCGAGATCGTCCCCTCCACCATGCCGGTGGCGGAGATGCTCGCGAAGAAGCCCCAGGCGATCATCCTCTCCGGTGGTCCCTCGTCCGTCTACGCCGAGAAGGCGCCCTCGCTCGACCGCTCACTGTTCGAGGCCGGGGTCCCGGTCTTCGGCATGTGCTACGGCTTCCAGCTGATGGCCATCTCCCTCGGCGGCACCGTCGACAACAGCGGTGCCCGTGAGTACGGCCGCACCCCGCTGACGGTCTCCGAGACCGGCTCGACGCTGTTCGCCGGCACCCCCGCCGAGCAGTCGGTGTGGATGTCGCACGGCGACGCCTGCTCCGCCGCGCCCGAGGGCTTCACCGTCACCGCCTCCACCGAGGTCGTGCCGGTCGCCGCCTTCGAGGACGACGCGCGCAAGCTCTACGGCGTCCAGTACCACCCCGAGGTGCTGCACTCCACCTACGGGCAGCAGGTGCTGGAGCACTTCCTCTACCGGGGCGCGGGCATCAAGCCCGACTGGACCACCGGCAATGTGATCGAGGAGCAGGTCGCCCTGATCAAGGCGCAGGTCGGCGACAAGCGCGCCATCTGCGGCCTGTCCGGCGGCGTGGACTCGGCGGTCGCCGCGGCCCTGGTGCAGAAGGCCATCGGTTCCCAGCTGACCTGCGTCTACGTCGACCACGGGCTGATGCGCAAGGGCGAGTCCGAGCAGGTCGAGAAGGACTTCGTGGCCGCCACCGGCGTCCGGCTGAAGGTCGTCGACGCCGAGGAGCGCTTCCTCACCGCGCTGGCCGGAGTCTCCGACCCGGAGCAGAAGCGCAAGATCATCGGCCGGGAGTTCATCCGGGTCTTCGAGCAGGCCGCGGCCGAGATCGTCGCCGAGGCCGGCGCCCACGGCGAGTCCGTGGAGTTCCTGGTCCAGGGCACGCTCTACCCGGACGTGGTCGAGTCCGGCGGCGGCACCGGCACCGCCAACATCAAGTCGCACCACAATGTCGGCGGCCTGCCCGAGGACCTCCAGTTCGCGCTGGTCGAGCCGCTGCGCCAGCTGTTCAAGGACGAGGTCCGGCAGGTCGGCGCGGAGCTCGGGCTGCCCGAGGAGATCGTCCAGCGCCAGCCGTTCCCCGGCCCCGGCCTGGGCATCCGGATCGTCGGCGAGGTCACCAAGGAGCGGCTCGACCTGCTCCGCGAGGCCGACGCCATCGCCCGCGCCGAGCTGACCGCGGCCGGCCTGGACCGCAGCATCTGGCAGTGCCCGGTGGTCCTGCTCGCGGACGTCCGCTCGGTCGGCGTCCAGGGCGACGGCCGCAGCTACGGCCACCCGATCGTGCTGCGCCCGGTCTCCTCCGAGGACGCCATGACCGCCGACTGGTCGCGGGTGCCCTACGAGGTGCTGGCGAAGATCTCGACCCGGATCACCAACGAGGTCGCCGACGTCAACCGAGTCGTGCTGGACGTCACCAGCAAGCCCCCGGGCACCATCGAGTGGGAGTAGTCCCACCCGCGCAGGCGTCGACCGCGCCGCCACCCGGCCTTCGTCCGGGTGGCGGCGCGGTCGTTTCCGGGAACGGCTGGT
The Streptacidiphilus albus JL83 genome window above contains:
- a CDS encoding GMC family oxidoreductase N-terminal domain-containing protein, encoding MAKDSQPVDGGSVPQAEPGYDYDVVVVGSGFGGSVAALRLTEKGYTVAVVEAGRRFTPESLPKNSWDSRNYLWAPALGCYGIQRFHVLKDVMVLGGAGVGGGSLNYANTLYVPPEAFFQDPQWKSITDWAEELAPFYDQAKRMLGVRTNPTVTPSDVYLRASAEKLGYGDTFHLAPVGVFFGDGQDAGGAGPQAAPGTEVADPYFGGAGPRRRACTECGECMTGCRHGAKNTLTENYLYLAERNGAQILPMTTVTRIREDGEGFAVDTRPTDARSKAAARRSSRTVRARRVVVAAGTYGTQRLLHQLRDEGQLPRISARLGELTRTNSEALVGSMTSDRRLGGRADFTKGVAITSSVHPDDSTHIEPVRYGRGSNAMGWMSIMQVTGGGRTPPVLRFLGLALRRPDLLLRSLNKRRWSERVIIGLVMQSLDNSVVVERKKSGPGKGGLTSRQGHGAPNPKWIPAAEASARGVAAEINGFPGSALSDLFGRTLTAHFLGGCVIGASAEQGVIDPYQRLYGYPGITVADGSAVSANLGVNPSLTITAQAERALSMWPNKGEADPRPAQGEAYRRVAPVAPQRPAVPSDAFAALRLPLLPVPVVPPAPPGE
- the guaA gene encoding glutamine-hydrolyzing GMP synthase, with the protein product MASATPDHQAETAHSEGAVLVVDFGAQYAQLIARRVREAHVYSEIVPSTMPVAEMLAKKPQAIILSGGPSSVYAEKAPSLDRSLFEAGVPVFGMCYGFQLMAISLGGTVDNSGAREYGRTPLTVSETGSTLFAGTPAEQSVWMSHGDACSAAPEGFTVTASTEVVPVAAFEDDARKLYGVQYHPEVLHSTYGQQVLEHFLYRGAGIKPDWTTGNVIEEQVALIKAQVGDKRAICGLSGGVDSAVAAALVQKAIGSQLTCVYVDHGLMRKGESEQVEKDFVAATGVRLKVVDAEERFLTALAGVSDPEQKRKIIGREFIRVFEQAAAEIVAEAGAHGESVEFLVQGTLYPDVVESGGGTGTANIKSHHNVGGLPEDLQFALVEPLRQLFKDEVRQVGAELGLPEEIVQRQPFPGPGLGIRIVGEVTKERLDLLREADAIARAELTAAGLDRSIWQCPVVLLADVRSVGVQGDGRSYGHPIVLRPVSSEDAMTADWSRVPYEVLAKISTRITNEVADVNRVVLDVTSKPPGTIEWE
- a CDS encoding TMEM175 family protein — translated: MNESGRVEAFSDGVFAVAITLLVLGIKVPSGSGMWHQITSEDGSSYAAYALTFLVIGIMWANHHQVFGFVSQVDRALLFFNLLLLMVVVALPWAADVVANYLDKPAEASNAMAIYSGFMVAHSITFSLLWWWLTRTGHCFDARVDTVAARAMRLRFAVGLVVYPVLLGLSFVSALLALALHGVLALYYAFNQLPVPVRPAGPVPAEGRAEGPAGEDGAL
- a CDS encoding chorismate mutase is translated as MSSTPVSSAAAVGTTSVAEPEAEAVIAGARARIDALDERILALVQERMAVSAEVQTARIGSGGPRVALTREMEILARYRAALGPQGTEVAMQLLQLCRGRV